One window of the Halanaerobium saccharolyticum subsp. saccharolyticum DSM 6643 genome contains the following:
- a CDS encoding redox-sensing transcriptional repressor Rex, with protein sequence MKDRENIPKATIERLPLYYRCLDKMDTFEDVDVVSSKDLGGKLDIPSTQVRKDLSYYGEFGRRGVGYNVNELRKSVGKILGVDRIWPAVLVGAGNLGHALVNYKSFSMMGFEITHVFDSDSAKIGNLINGREVVSVNDLGRIVQENNIKLGVIAVPTDDAQAVAEEMVESGIKAIWNFAPTRLRVPEEIEVKNEDLAVGIVSLIYHLSWQEEIEAKGE encoded by the coding sequence ATGAAAGATAGAGAGAATATACCTAAAGCAACAATTGAAAGACTCCCTTTATATTACAGATGTCTTGATAAGATGGATACTTTTGAAGATGTTGATGTAGTTTCTTCTAAAGATTTGGGGGGGAAACTGGATATTCCATCAACCCAGGTACGTAAAGATCTTTCTTATTATGGAGAGTTTGGTCGTCGTGGGGTTGGATATAATGTTAATGAATTAAGGAAGTCAGTAGGTAAAATTTTAGGTGTCGATAGAATTTGGCCAGCAGTATTAGTTGGGGCTGGTAACTTAGGTCATGCTTTAGTCAATTATAAAAGTTTTTCCATGATGGGTTTTGAAATCACTCATGTTTTCGATAGTGATTCAGCTAAAATTGGGAATTTAATTAACGGGCGTGAAGTTGTAAGTGTTAATGATTTAGGCAGGATAGTACAGGAAAATAATATTAAATTAGGAGTAATTGCTGTTCCGACAGATGATGCTCAGGCTGTAGCTGAAGAGATGGTTGAATCAGGAATTAAAGCAATTTGGAATTTTGCTCCGACTCGACTTCGGGTTCCAGAGGAAATTGAAGTTAAAAATGAGGACTTAGCAGTAGGTATAGTTTCTCTGATATATCATTTAAGTTGGCAGGAAGAAATTGAAGCAAAGGGTGAATAA